In Halictus rubicundus isolate RS-2024b chromosome 1, iyHalRubi1_principal, whole genome shotgun sequence, the sequence GATCCACGATCGCCAACGGATCCGCGATGCCTCGACGCGATTTGCGAGGACACCGCGAACTCGCGATTATCCAGCCTGCCGGCAATTATTCCTTTTCAGCTCGTTCGTCCTTTGATAGCGACTGCAATCCCATGGTTGCTTAAGGGCTAGTCCGGTTTTCGAGGCCATTTTTGGcacgaatttttaggaatttttttcagaagtaCTATTGAGCATTTTGCATTAGGATTTTACTTATATATATTCACTGGCACTTGAAGAGCATGTATGATTTTTCATTAAGTACAACAATTCAAAATTACGCGagttatgtattttttttttatagagtatgttttAGGAAACATGGGTCGACAGCTGCCACGATTCTGGTCTTTCTACTAATccgaaacaaaaaaatgtagttTATTAGTCAGTATGTATATAGTTGCGGTCCGAaccaaaacaaatgaaaaatcttGAAGTCAAATCACCgatttttaaaatacttttcggCCATTAAACGTAGTTACAATTATTTATTGAAGTCCTGTTGTGAAGTATCCATGTAtgcaaattgtaaatattacttTTGGCAAACCCTCATCAACAGAGACGTGTTGAATTCCAACACAAACGCTCTCTTTAATTAATCCAGAGAATAACGAGAGATATCCTACGAGAAAGAATGTTCTACAGTATTTTCGAGGGGTAGTTTCATCCCTCAAAACCGCATTGTGGTGCGAACAAAAAATAAAGTTGCGTATGAGGTCTTGTACAAGGTCTCATAACTTTTTGGATTTCCGTGTTCTTCagtttcctttggcagaacggCACACACCTACACAGGAAAGAGAGTTACTAATACACCTATCTTGCAATTTTTGCAAACATAAGATTATCTTCGAAAGTAGAATGTAGACTttggattttatacattcatgactagactgcagttttttatgaaaaataaaaattgtcgatttTACGAAACGGTAGTCAAGTGAAAACGCATTTCCTcccctttaataattttaataacttcAGATTAATATAAAGATTTGACCAATTCGTTTCCTGAAGTGATCAAAAGAATGTAGTccaaagaaagaataaaatttctcTGGCTTCAGCGTTCCACAATCGGCGCAGAACATTTTTACTGTACATAAAAAAATCCGCACTCTAGTCATAACACTCGGGAACCTAAACTTAACGTTCTTCGTTCTAAAAAGACACTCGACTGCAGCCGAGTTAAATGCAGTCTCGTCAAGATATTATGGTCGAACGGAATGCTTGAGAGGCCTGTTACGTTCGAAAGGCGGCTCATAAATGATTTCTGAGGACGCACGCCTCTTTCATGTACACGCGAAGAAGAGGGTCACAGATAATAAATGGCGAACATCATCCGGTGTACGGCGATGATTCGGACCTTGTCGCCGATTCATATTTCTCACGGCATTCGCGAGCCTCGACATTCGGAATCCCGATGCGAAGGAATCTCTCAGCGTCGCCACCCCGCGCGAAATGTATGCGAATATTTTGCGTGGAGCCTGGCCGGGGATGAGGAAAGGCGGTATAGCACAGTTGGTAGACGGGAGATTGGCGATGTATCAGCGCGATTTGCAAAAGTAAGCGAAATCCGGGGAAAAGGCAGATGTCAGCTGGAGCTCGGTGAAGGGTATCTATATGTTCCACCGAATCCGTGTATCCTACTTCTCCCGAGGTTTGCCTTATCCTCGTCATCTGAAGGGGTTTCCGGTTGCGGTCTCGAAGCTTGTCGCCTTCACTGACGTGACTCGAATGAAATGATGCCGACTAACAAACCGGTACTGTCAGCAGATACCCCCCAAGCCCCAGCAAATAAATTAACTCCTCCTGAAGAGCCCCGTGGAAAAGTAATAGTGGCCAGGATTCGAAACTCGTTGCAAGAACTTCCTGATAAAATGTTCACAAGTGCACTAGGCGGATCTGCctagaaaattttctacatcaaTTGTAGCAAACAGGTTTGAAATATTTGATGAAATATTGAAGGGTACGTCAAAGATTGAGATGTCGTGTCGTTTGCAATCTCGCGGTATCTCTGAGgccaaaaatgaatgggttacgGTTTGCGGAGGGTGAAAGATTGGGGTCGGAGATGATAGGGTTGTTTGTGCCTTCAGGAAATTGCGGCCATCCTGATCAGTTTCCAAAGACACGCGGAATGGCAGAGTCGGGAGGTAAAGGTGCGACCTCGAAGTGGGTCGATGTTACTGTACTCGAGAAAGAAGGTCCGTTACCGGAGGGACGGTTACTGCTGGAAGAAGAGGAAGGACGGGAAGACGACACGGGAGGATCACATGAAACTGAAGGTAGTATAGTATTAGAGTAGGATAAACGCTTCAAGTAGCGCAGCCGAGTCGGCAGCCAGGTGTGTCCGCAGGTGTGCTAAGTGCTAAAGGGTATCTCTTGTTTTGCCGATCGAATCGCAGGTCCAGGGGGTCGAGTGCATCTACGGCTGTTACGTGCACTCGGCGATCCTTCCGACGTTTCATCGGCGATGCTACTGGCTACTGCAGAACCCGGACGTCGTTCTCGTTCACTACTTAAACGTTCCTTACCCGGACGGCGATGCGAAGCTAGCTGCGCTGCCTCCCTGTCTCGCTCTACCGCCAGACAAGAAAGAGTGGACGCGAGACGAGCTGGCTTCTCAACTTAGACCCATGTTCCTCGGTGGGGATGACGATCCGAACAATCCTCATCTCACCCAACATTCGAATCATCCCGTCGACATGATCGTTTCGCAGCTGCTCGACAGGCAGCGCGCGAACTCCACTTCCTCCACCACCGGCACTCAGCTTGCACCTAGGAGACTAACACCGGACAATCAGGTGAGGGATCGCTCTATGAACCCTCCCTCTGGCGAGTCCAACACTCAATCAGAGATTTCAGGTTTTCCCAGTATTATTTTTCCAATGTTTCGTCAACATTGTGGGGGCCCCCCTATTCACTCTCATGACCAAAAGATGGTCTTGTAACTTTGTGTAAGATACACTTATAACATTCttcctggactcattttaaagggcgGAGTCTCTACTTTCACTTCCCTGACCTTAATTTCCCCTTCCGTGTCCAGTGGGGTTAGGAACgagtacagtaaattctcgatatatgtcaacaacacgggtctcgccagcgtcgtgtatcgtccaggagacatatccgggCCGTGtcatatttacactcctcggtatccgaggcctctcgagctttgtggcccctcacgaggtataccccgcggtagtggggctaaatccgcgacgtttatcatccaggccttggcgacatatatagagaaattactgtgtGTTACATGTATTGGACACGTTTCATTTGACCCACGATAAAACCGTGGGAAAAATTGGCAAATCGATTTTTAATAGCTTATTGTAAAGGGAAAATGTTCCTCCGTAAGATCCAATTGAAGCTGCTacggaagaaaattttttaaactccgTAGAGTCATTCGAAGTGACAAAGTTGCACATCAACGTTAGTGTTTCACTCTGTTTCATGATTAAAACGAGTCTTTGAAACGATTATGTTTGAGAACATGAAGGGAGGCATGTGTTTGACGATTGTCTTGATTTGGCAGGTAACTTCGACAACCGGAGGGCAGCAATCGTCGACGACAGCGTCACCGGCGCCGCGCGTATACTCAAGACATTACCACACGGCCCAAAGCCAGCAGCCGGCTCCTTTAGTGTTAAGTTTGCAACAAATCCAAGGTGGTGGCGGTCTTCTGATTCTGAACAGCCAACCATACCaccaccagcagcagcagcaacagcagcaacaacagcagcagcagcagcaacagcagcagcaacaacagcagcaacaacaacagcagcaacagcaacaacagcagcagcagcagcagagcCAACAAGTGGAGATGCAACAGGTCACGGAACAGCAGATCGTGCAGCAGACAAGTGTCGAAAGGGAACAACAGATCAAACAGGAGATCGACGCGCAGGAGAGCATGGATCGCACCGCGGTGCAGACGTTGCCTATCGGTGGCGCCGGCACCGAGGTCACCGATTTCGCCGAGACCTTGGATCTGAATCAGGAGGACATCCAACGGACGTTGTCCGCGAACATGGTGCCGCCGTCGCCGTCCCCTTCCCCGGCGGACAACAGCATGATCAATCCGATGGACTTTATCGACTCGTCGGATGACCTGCTGGTCAATCTGGACGCGTTCGATCTGTTCGGCGACCTGCCGGAGCTCCATGACTTCGAGGCCGAGCAGACCAAGGCTGAGGAGAGGGGTGGCTCCGACAACGACGTGGGATGTCATCCGGGTACAACCGTCCATATCGCAGAGTATAGTCCGGAGTGGAGCTACACCGAGGGTGGTGTCAAGGTATGAACCTTCAGCAATACTCCGGAGCAAGTTTAAGCGACGATAACAGCCCCTCTTGATCTTTAACTTTGTCAGAAGAGGGGATTCTCTAGGGAGTTCGATGTTGACAGCGATAGGGGACTGTTTTCGTTGTTTCTCCGAGAGTAGAGTGCCTTGACGGGGCGTGGTTAGTTTGAGGACCTCCTGATTTTTGCTCTCGAGGGAGCCACAGTTCAAGGATTTACTATCTGTCTTCTGGTTAAGctagaaaatgtttgtttcttATGCCCCGTTTAagacaatgttaaaagaaaaGAGTGTACGGTGGATGTCTAGGGTCTAAGATTAGAACCAAAGAGAAAGTAGATGAAGAGACGATGAAGAAGATTGTGTGTCTCTTTGCAGGTGTTGGTGGCAGGTCCCTGGACCGGTGGAAGTAATTCGCAGTCGTACTCGGTGTTGTTCGACACTGAGCCGGTCGAGGCCTGTCTGGTGCAGCCAGGTGTGTTGCGCTGCCGTTGTCCTGCTCACGCTCCCGGAATAGCGTCTCTTCAGGTAGCCTGCTACGGCTACGTTGTCTCCGACAGCGTCGCCTTCGAGTACCGAAGAGCGCCAACGACCGAACCAAGTCCGGAAAGAGCTTTGCTGGATCGTCTGGCGGATGTCGAGTCTCGTTTGCAAGGACCTGGCCCACCATCCCCTGCAGCTCATCTGGAAGAGCGACTTGTCGCGTATTGTCAGGTCAGTGTTCCTTGAACGTTCTACTTTAAATTTCGTCGTCCTGTTACTTGTGGAGATTCTTATGGATTTGTGATTTTATAGGATGCTGTTGTCCGTCCGTGGCGAGCCGGAGCGGAACCGTTACAATCCGGCGGCACTACTCTGTTGCATTTGGCCGCCGGGTTGGGCTACTCCAGGTTAGCCTGCGCACTCCTTCACTGGAGAGCGGAAAATCCTAGTAGCGTATTAGATGCTGAAGTTGATGCTTTGAGGCAGGACAGCGCTGGTCTCACGCCGCTAGCTTGGGCATGTGCGGCGGGACACGCGGATACTGCCAGGATACTTTATAGGTTCGTACCTGTTCAGCTTCTTTTGAAGTGCCTGGCCTTTGTCGATGTTCTTCAATGTTCTTGTTCGAGGCACCCTCAAACCTGGGCACCCGAAACCTCTAAAAAGGCTGCGAAACCCTAGACTTAGTTACTATTTTTCTTCAAACGAGTACGAGGGAGGTTTGCCTGTTTGTGCAGATGGAACGCGATGGCGCTTCGTGTCCGCGATTGCCAGAACAGAATAGCGACGGAGCTGGCGGCGGAGAACGGGCACACGGCGATCGCGGAAGAATTGAATCGGCTCGAAGCGAGGCGGCAAGACGAGAGGCTATTCTTGCGGCCGGCCAGCCCTAGTCCTAGGAGGCCATCTCAAGACAGCGGTCTCGATCTGGCGTTGTGTTAGTCTCGTTTAATATTATACTGCCCTCTTCCGTAAATCTGAACACGCACATTCACTACACACAATTTACTCACAGAGTCTCAACCTCTCTATATACCCCCCGTTGAATTGTTCTCCAGCAAAGTACTAACCGACCACAGCCCTGCCCCCCTCACCCCCGTAAAAAGCGTGCCCACGTTTATCAGTCGGACCACCTATTCCCTTTAATTAAAAGACATAGTCTATATCCATAGcccctcgcccccccccctgTAAGCAATTTAGAGATACAAGGTCGTAAAGCGAGCGTGAACCGATCTTAATCGAGGAGAGACGTGTAGTATTAAGGGGTTTATCGATAAAACACAGGTGGCTCCCCGCTGCTGGACAACATGGAGTTGTTGCAAGAGGATGACTCGTCATTAGCCCTCAGCGAGCAGGGAATGGAGAGCGCTCCGACCCCTCAGGAGACTGTAGGTCCGTACCTTCCTCGTTTCCCCTTCTATTTGTCTGTCTGTCTGCCTGTCTATCTGTAACTATTCTGTGTAATCTGTGTGTTCTCTAACTAATTACACTTTATAGATATCCGTCGGCCTAGATAAAACAGTACTGCGCCTCGGGGCTATGATCCGTAGTCTTTCCTAGCTAAAACTGCGTCCCTAAAACTctgttctttctctctgttctgtctctctgtctcgctcTATGTCTATCTGTTGtctttctctctatttttctgtttcttctgTTGTTTCTCTTTTCTGTTTGATGCACAACACGCATAcgcatataaatatatacatatatgtctaTCTATATACACGGACATACGGAAAATACagtaaaacaaaaaaagaaacggaCCAGACGCTATACACACGAACGAAAACGTTCCTTTTGTTTCTGTTTcactgtctctctgtctgtgcGTTACGAGACGACCAGGACGGTCCAGGCTCTCTCGCTGTCCTCTAACTCCTCTGAACTCTTGCAGCTTAAAAGCAGTATTGGTGTTGCTTGGCCTTCGTAACCGCTGGTGTTGGATGATTGCTGTGTAACGTCTaaccaaacaaaaaaaaaaaaaaaaagaacaaaaacaaaaacaaaatcaaACGAGTAAAACACTTTCTTAGCCGTCTATCGGCGGAAAACCAGAGTCCCTCGGAAACGACAGACGCCGTCTTCGACGATACTTTTAAAAAGCGGACGATCCGTGAATTGTGGACGCGAAAGCGCACTTTTTCGGACAAACGTGAACACGTTCGATCGGTTCGGTTCACCCGAACAATCGAGCTGAACAATCGAATGAATCTCTAGTCGATCTCTAAGAATGAGCTAGAAAGTACGAAACTAACTCCTCGGCGTCACACGTTTCGGATTTCATCGTAGAAAAACAAACGCATATATACGTTCCACACGGCTCGAACGGTCAATGAACAATCTAATGAGATTATTCAGaactaaaaacaaaaaagaaaaataaccaAATATACCTCGGTGTTGTGATCGATGTGATTTCGCCGGTCCCGTCACACCTTATTCGAGTTTTGGCTAGGGTGGTGATTCCTTTTTATAGGGGAGGAAGACGCGAGGGTGCTGACATTGGCTGAGCAAATTATAGCTGCGCTGCCGGAAAGGATCAAGAGAGGGGAAGGTGATTCTCCGTCTTCTTCCTCGCCGCCTCCCCCGGCACCGCCCTTGTCGCCACTCGAGGATGCTCTGATGGAACAAATGGTGAGCCACTCATTCCGTTCTCAACTAGTTTTCAACTTAAACAACTTAGTTTCCGACCACCTCGAAATTTCGAATATCTGCGAATCAACACTTTACTCTGTAGAAAATGCTATCGAGAGTTCTCAGACTGTGAAGAAACTTTGATGGCTGATATATTAGTCAGAAATAGGTGACTCATACTTTTCATCGTTCAAGACTCAAGTTATGGTAGCTGTCCCTCTATTTATACTGTCTTGTAATTTCTTAGAACTTTTAATCATCGTCAGGAGGGGTAGAATTTAAAATCGGGGTAGCTACCGTTCCCGTTAGGTTGCATTCCAGGTGACGTGAATTTAAAACAAGACATTGTTCTAAATTAGCATCATCCGAAGAGCTGGAATTTGAAATCAGGCTGGTGCCTGATCCCTTGCTTTGCAGTTCGTTTTAATTGGTTCGCGACTGAAATTGCAATTGTAGTTGAAGGACCTACTAAAACATCCCTcttatttttttaaagaatgtgttcTCTACCGACTGCTGAAACTCGAATGCATTTTCCTGTTGCAGCCGCTGGACTCTGGGGAGCTGTTCGACTCGTACCGCGAGTGCAGCGGTGGCGCAGCATCAGTGTCTGACGCTGACGCGGATGCAAGTCCGTCGAGTCCGTCGAGCAGCTGCTTAACACCAGACTCGCCGTCCCCGCCGCCCACCACCGCCGACTTTTGCGAGTTCCTGCAACTGCAATTGCAGCTGGACGGTAGCAACGGTCGCAACGGTCAGTACTACGGCGGGGACCGGAAGTTCGGTAACGTGATCGGGTCCGGTATCTGCGGGTCGATGACCGGTGGCGGTAACGGGTCCGGTGACGGTAGCGAGGCAGACCTGAGCAGGCTGACGTTGTCCGATTGCGAGCAAAGGGAGCTATACCACGCGGCACGCATGATCCAGAAAGCCTATAGAAATTACAAGGGACGACAGAGACAGGAGGAAGCAGAGAGACACGCCGCCGTTCTCATCCAGCAATATTATCGTCGACATAAACAGTACGCTTATTATAGGTAATCCGTTTCTAGCTTTACGCGGCCGTTCTGTCTTTGCTACGTTCGTTCGTCTTCATACCTAATCATCCTGCAAATGAGTCACGCTGTCTTGCAGATACAGGACTCAAACACAAGTAGGTTCCAATCCGAGTTCGAGcgcaatttttattgttgagGCTCTTGGGCGCAAGCTGTGTCCTTTTGGAATGGCGTTCCTGGCGTTTCGCAGGCGCTGCAGCTAGCTTTGTTGCAACATTCATACCGTGCACAATGCTAGCATGTCTTTTGACTCCcgatgaagctagctgcaatgaAATTTGGGAAACATTGGTAAAactatttcaaaaagaaaacTACCTACACACGAAAGCCTCAACAGCAAAAATCGTACAATGCCGGGCTATGAAAGTCTTTGAACAGAGATGCGATTATTTATGGttgataaatagactgcggacctttatgcaaaataaaaattgtccaagtccaTTGTaggaaacagaagttaaataaaacTGTATTTACTGTTCTAATAATTTGAAGAAGTTGAGAATAGTATGCAAACATTATTCAATTCTTGTAATGTCTTTGCAATTTTGTATTTGGCCAATCTAattttcccataaatgcataaaaatcagcagtctattAATCAATTCTCTAAAGAAGCTGCAAAGCTTATGACAGCACAGAAATCGGTAAAGTCTCGACAAAATCCCAGAGTCTGTTTGTCGAATTGATTTTCAAAAATCTTCTCTCACATAATAATCTCCTTTGAGATTAATAAGCTGTTTAGCGTAAAATCAGTTGACGCACAAGTGACCATAAATCTTAAGCGAATATCGTTCTTAGCCGACAGGAAAAGTTTCCAAATCACCTAATTTCCAGGACAAGGGGGTGGTATCGCGAGATTCGCGTTGGTATTCCGCGATGGTTCGTTTTAATAAGCGGCAATTAATAAAAGGCGGAGGACAGGGCCAATTTAACGATTCAGTAGAATCGGACGAAGTTCATTCCCGACCCACCCGAGACCCCGGGGTTGGGCGAACTTTTAATTGGCATCGTAAATAATTCGAAAAGTTTCGGAGGGAAGTTCCTTAGCCCGGGCGTCCCGGGCCGACGCGACGTCCCGAATACAAAATTAGCCTGGCATTAAATTAATACGACTTCTGTTTGAGATGAAAGCTTAAACCTCCTCTGCTCTCCCAATCCAAACCGCTTCTTCTTTCGCTGGTACTACCCCCCTCTGCAATACGTGTACGGGGTGAATTGGCCGACACGCACACTCGAATAACTCCTAAATTACACGTTGTTTGGAGAATTGTTGGTGGAAGGTTGCTTGACTTTGAGAGCGGCATAATTAATGTCTGTGCACCTCATTTGCAGTCTTCCACTAGGGTCgggatttcgatttttttttagacaaTGTCTGCACGTGTTCCTTAATTTATTACCCAGGCTTCgtgataattaattaatatccgAGGCTGAGAGGCCGTATGAGGCAATATTTAATATGTAATCGGGGAATGGGTTTTCAAACTTTGCAACTGCTTCGGAAGTACTTGCGCAAGAAGAtcgatttatttattaattccaAACGAATTCATAAAATTTTAACACTGCGAGGGAGATAcgtaaattactttgatttcgtGGAATTTCTTGAGTGTGATACTTGGCAATCAACGAGCTAATTGTAGTCGCATCAAAGACTTAAAGTCCAAGCATTACGTGACAGCTTACTGAAAGCCATGTAGATTTAGATTGTAGATTTGTATACAAAGTGCAGATTGCCTGTATTGATTGCAAGTCACTGGGGCAGCATAGATACTTCTGTATTGTCTTCATAATTTGAACGAGCTGGAAATAAcagagcagtatttttaaattctttgaatgaTCTTGCTGTTTTTGTGTTTCATCCACTAATTTCTGTCGCGTGTGTATTGAGGTCTGCAGTGTCCGGTTTTAGCAAATTTGTTGGCGAGAGTGTAGTTAATTAGGGAGTCATCGAGTGGTGCGTGGGAGGCGGGTTACGCTTAGACAGCATGATCGCCACGCGCCGTGCCACTGGGTGGTTTTATTTCACGGTCTGTTTCCACTTTGTGGTGTTTCCGTAGACAAGCCACGAAGGCAGCTCTGGTGATACAAAGCAACTACCGTAATTATCGGTCCCGGCCCTGCTCGGCGAGCTCCAGACAGCAGGCTGTGCACCAGCAAGCCGCCCATCAGGCAGCGAGGAAGATCCAGCAGTTCATGCGACAGTCGAAAATCAAGTTAGTATCCGGCCGGGTGCACCTAATTGCATTTCCTGTTGCAACGGTGTGCACGCATTATTAGTTATGTAGTACTTCTTGTTAGCACACGAAAGGCTTATCGTAACGAAAGACATCTAAAAGTTCTAAAGTCTCCCTCTTCTGTGTGTACTAATGCAGCTTGTCGTGGGACGATTCACGACCGGTAAGTAACGTACAAACAAGTAGGGCGATTGTCGCGCGGCAAACACTGCTCGTTTATATCCCCCGTATATAATTAAactcaaataaaaaaagaaaagataaagatacaaaaaaaaaaaaagaaaaaatcgaaaaattgatCTGTTTATCCTACGGAGGATATCTTTGCTGTCCCGCTTTCACCAGGACGATCAGTGCACCCTGTTTTCACGACACCAAAACAAAATctaaaaaccaaaaaagaaaagaaaatttcgagaaatgcTAATAGAGACATCAATTCGATTTTATCGGAATTCGAGTGATACGAACAGACAAAAGTACCATGATCTCCGATTAGCTACTCTGTGTTTTATTACGGAATGTAATCGGTGCTTTGTTGTTTCCCTGTTCTCGATGTTACTGACCGTGTTATACCGAGTACCAAGTCCATGCAACTGTGTTCATATACGGAGCTTGTCATAGAAGACGTATGAGATACATCAGCTCCCTCGATTCTCACTTTGCTCGACTGGTCTTGTGGATCACACACTATACTTTGTGTTCTGTGTGCGTGTTACCACGAAAGACAAAAGCGCGAATACTTCGCCTCTGTGTGCTACCTTATGCTGGtgatatttatgtatatattagCTTCGCTGGTCAAAGTGTACGCACGCTAGATTAATGGCATACACCGTACACGGAAGATCTACATACTTCTGCGATTCTACCGACGACTGTCGACTTCAAATGTTAACCCTTGAAAGACTGATCCTCGAATCTTTTTTCACAGTTCTTGTTCactgaactgcggatttttatgcgttcACGCAATCTTTAGAATATTAGAAGATAGTCACAAAATGATGAACAGTAATTGGACCTCTATTTTATTCTTGTGatgaagaataaaatatttttcattctcgattctataaaataattcatcaaaatattaatcgcaaaatGGCTTGACTAAAATCGATTCTGATGACTGTACTACAGTAAATCAATTTTGCTTCAGTGTACAACAGTGAAGTATCAGATTGAACGTTGTGTTAATAGAttgaacaattttcaatattttcagtcgaataataattttaagaatGTCTCCGAAATACAATGTTCAGTCAGATTCACAACCCAGTTTGATTTTTCGTTTACTCTGCTcgaattattcatttattttatttttgcataaacTTCGGCAGTCTGATTCGAAAAAAGGGTTAGGTTGCACGAACTATTCCTCGCGGGAAGTAGCATTTAATTTACcataaacttccgcagtctgattttaaaaaataggtcTGGGCAATGTTGCTTGGACTGTGTCCTGAAGGAAGTAGcatttaatttgcataaacttCTGTACCCggattaacaaaaaaaaaaaagaacagaatcTCCAGAGGCCTAATCTACAGTCTTTCCAGGGTTGACGAGCCCCGACAAGGGCGCCGTAGAAGCAGTCCATTAATCTACCGTTGGACTAACGAAACCCTTCTCCGACCGTAGCCCTCTAGGCTGGATTAGCCCTAAAACGACCTCCGTCTCTCGGTCTCGATTAATCAGTAGCTTCAACTAAAGCGTCCGAGTAAGTGTGTACATTCTACACTGTAACCCGGTAACATGCACACAGCAACCATCCTCAAGTACCAAAATTAATACCATctggaaacaaaaagaaaaacgaaaatctgGAAATCTAaacgcaacaaaaaaaaaaaaaaaaaaaataaaataaaataaaaagtctgTTAAATCGTATATAAGAACAAAaaagcaaaaaaagaaaaaagaaaaggttCTCGAGCAAAGGATCGATCGCGGAGCCAGTCGACTTAGATGCGCTCGTTTGTTTCGTAGTTGACGTGTTCCTCAGAGTGCTTGGTCATTCAGTGTCATGTAATGCACAACTCTCGCCACTAGCTGTGCGCCCGGTCGAATCGGATCTACATGAACGTGTGTACGTTTCTGGGACTATAGGCTGCAGAACGCCAGGGCCGCCGCAAACGGGAACGGGAGGCAGCCAGCGGCCATTTTACGGGGGGTTGCTGTCCCCCAAAGCTCGCCCTCATCTAGCCCAGGGGCCAGCCTAGTAGCCGCCAACCCAGAGGTCACTTAATCGACTGTCGACTGTCGACGACCACGCAGAATGCCGATGAGCTTACCGAGGCGAAACAATAGAGAGCCTAGAGAAACCATCCGCATTGATCGGGGTCACCTGGTGTGGGGGACATatggctctctctctttctctctctctctctctcgaggagGAGGAGAATCGATGTCGTGACGCCATGGGGTTTCACGCATAACCCACCTACGATCCCGGGGAAACTAGGATACATCCAATCCAGAGCGGGCAAGCTTCGCTCTTCTACGATCCTCCAACACACGACCCTCTAAAACCACTCGGTTCTACGACTCGTACCTACGATTTAGCTCTGTCCACCTGCTCTCACATCTTTGTCCGACGAAtcaacgtctctctctctcgtacccATCCGATTTTCTATGCATTTCTGTCCGATGACGACGTTTCAGGACTTCAAGGTAGGTGATCTCCGCGAAAACTTGACATAACAACTGTTGGTCCACACTTTACCCACCGGGGACCGCTTAAATCTTCATCAGTTtaatgatacttctgaaactGTCACTAAACTGTGGATTTCTCTGTACTTGTAATTGGTAATCTTTAAAGACATTAGGGAGTTTCAATTTGGCTCCCATTGCTTGGACTtgatgcaggcaatttttatttcgcagagagacccgcagtctagttggTACGTTGTGTTACGATGATCTTTCGATTGAACGTTGTGATCGTTGTTGATCAGGTTGTTAACCCTGCTGCGTTGGGTCTCGC encodes:
- the Camta gene encoding calmodulin-binding transcription activator isoform X6, producing MAGYNHSNPQRVVYHATYPTPLAPNGDPIKLPENLETLPRAEHFPTQRHRWNTNEEIAAILISFQRHAEWQSREVKVRPRSGSMLLYSRKKVRYRRDGYCWKKRKDGKTTREDHMKLKVQGVECIYGCYVHSAILPTFHRRCYWLLQNPDVVLVHYLNVPYPDGDAKLAALPPCLALPPDKKEWTRDELASQLRPMFLGGDDDPNNPHLTQHSNHPVDMIVSQLLDRQRANSTSSTTGTQLAPRRLTPDNQVTSTTGGQQSSTTASPAPRVYSRHYHTAQSQQPAPLVLSLQQIQGGGGLLILNSQPYHHQQQQQQQQQQQQQQQQQQQQQQQQQQQQQQQQQQQQQSQQVEMQQVTEQQIVQQTSVEREQQIKQEIDAQESMDRTAVQTLPIGGAGTEVTDFAETLDLNQEDIQRTLSANMVPPSPSPSPADNSMINPMDFIDSSDDLLVNLDAFDLFGDLPELHDFEAEQTKAEERGGSDNDVGCHPGTTVHIAEYSPEWSYTEGGVKVLVAGPWTGGSNSQSYSVLFDTEPVEACLVQPGVLRCRCPAHAPGIASLQVACYGYVVSDSVAFEYRRAPTTEPSPERALLDRLADVESRLQGPGPPSPAAHLEERLVAYCQDAVVRPWRAGAEPLQSGGTTLLHLAAGLGYSRLACALLHWRAENPSSVLDAEVDALRQDSAGLTPLAWACAAGHADTARILYRWNAMALRVRDCQNRIATELAAENGHTAIAEELNRLEARRQDERLFLRPASPSPRRPSQDSGLDLALCGSPLLDNMELLQEDDSSLALSEQGMESAPTPQETVGEEDARVLTLAEQIIAALPERIKRGEGDSPSSSSPPPPAPPLSPLEDALMEQMPLDSGELFDSYRECSGGAASVSDADADASPSSPSSSCLTPDSPSPPPTTADFCEFLQLQLQLDGSNGRNGQYYGGDRKFGNVIGSGICGSMTGGGNGSGDGSEADLSRLTLSDCEQRELYHAARMIQKAYRNYKGRQRQEEAERHAAVLIQQYYRRHKQYAYYRQATKAALVIQSNYRNYRSRPCSASSRQQAVHQQAAHQAARKIQQFMRQSKIKLQNARAAANGNGRQPAAILRGVAVPQSSPSSSPGASLVAANPEVT